In one Diprion similis isolate iyDipSimi1 chromosome 6, iyDipSimi1.1, whole genome shotgun sequence genomic region, the following are encoded:
- the LOC124407117 gene encoding U3 small nucleolar ribonucleoprotein protein IMP3: protein MVRKLKHHEKKLLKKVDFISWEVDNNLHEVKILKKYRIQKREDYTKYNKLSRQIRELARKIKEVDAEHPFRIEQSAMLLEKLYMMGLISTKWDLSLCEKVTASCFCRRRLAVVMVRNKMSETIKTATKLIEQAHVRVGPEVIKDPAFLVTRNLEDFVTWVDTSAIRKHVLEYNEMKDDFEGI, encoded by the exons AtggttcgaaaattgaaacatcACGAGAAGAAGTTGCTGAAAAAAGTAGACTTCATTTCTTGGGAGGTAGACAATAACTTGCATGaggttaaaattttgaaaaagtaccgAATCCAAAAAAGAGAAGATTATACGAA atACAACAAATTATCACGACAAATTCGAGAACTGGCTAGGAAGATCAAGGAAGTAGATGCTGAGCATCCATTCAGAATAGAGCAAAGTGCCATGTTGCTCGAAAAATTGTACATGATGGGTCTCATTTCCACCAAGTGGGATTTATCTCTGTGCgagaaagttacagccagttGTTTTTGTAGAAGAAGATTAGCTGTCGTTATGGTTCGCAATAAAATGAGTGAAACCATCAAAACGGCGACAAAACTAATCGAGCAAGCTCATGTACGAGTTGGACCTGAAGTCATCAAGGACCCGGCATTCCTTGTAACAAG AAACTTGGAAGACTTTGTGACATGGGTTGATACCTCGGCAATAAGGAAACATGTGTTGGAATACAATGAAATG AAAGATGACTTTGAGGGTATATGA
- the LOC124406518 gene encoding uncharacterized protein LOC124406518, translated as MANPKYELTITCKSPRSPQSAEKIIKETGDVLEDTQSIKSMSSNFFDEFEYGDKNNCINSNIKNDNFVTTKVTPKDTIDQILTDDPAQTMNVNESFDMNSDIQGSLCSQCKFTNRLNSYIERTVNTSVGMEKEFQEYFAISETSSLSPMMKGAIDVFEPAYDGKTKNGTRYIFPSISNSSNPSIGLQNSSFAPDLLLESNRPKISEQYSNQTEKTALILDQSPTTNSVEICYRKSSKEQLIYCKRFLTVPISETCLVEFIPSKKTCFHSLRKFKSEDNIPAKLAGSESHNRNKSSVLPDKFMSDLIERFGPIPFTKGNCSTEIVKCNENVSNAVLPRQTENKCSDNWNNDKVNTENSTQVCVLRQTFSTKLEDIKQGEVGTDLGQTCRSNNNTSVESCDIFLKQLTPSENLNVQDITTEDSSSTFNQSTIEEVYFMASNDNIDCSSTTEIFQTLPQHKTDGNDSLQCTLNDKMIGDTRSTEKLIDLNLQQLTNSTSQPIHDESKKNNITINRDSGSIADMINLRSENDEMQSPSTDPILKSDPHLSVIQLEVIQKEKETTGKTIVLINSSDDLAKNSESLRDQQLGSEKGLGISSNSFLELSVESQMDNIEEKDTLRMKEIIPIHTNNSTTSFITSQNLSEENAETTNRQLAVLDKVNNNVAGEKINLSDNVNREFPIGEKFKRVEKEDERTLEKGMPSNSTNNICTNFGLTRDDNIRSTKSQTPPGNFTLDMLSESQFQTIETEAYAKAEEINVQLKKRATIQGSVNKQNIFFKPEQIGITTMDTNDLVLPNWVVNRAPEPDYDKMRRAFQKRRQYVKILLQEILRLSTIVSKVGTMLRAEPAENNLKPHVDSVFQLQDFDSIHRVHNRADDLYNEATICETPSDTKTNVQTSNAVKDLKGKDIFYVPPSNMSFPNTPKNFPNNVNNLPNSIEVSTNTVTLKNSVCTDITAGLKSEKFYVPPTNKSEYDTVPTINQQIDTKLKDGKITEAFVRHNASIIFSSLKQIPNNHTTYKPDIRTVWHSGQESGAIPEKSFSKTKIPKNNQTVRQQIAAGYEMPQLNSSASVFTNNTASKNVEDGKTNICDLDNSKPVNKNTIFYVPDEWSSVSGNHVELDSIKNDSTRSYKFPMPSTSQARSNEHSKLLVNDVWAMNTQKAQFNRKNLENVQPTIKNIFYSPHESSVSNNTLFTSKFAESAGTKTDFPIPSSAHLRPDQCLRISNSNVVVSDTLKRKNNIHNATNAKRARENTIFYSPEKLSLPSKDLFSTSDFPEIHNTTNPRLSSYNYSLPSVHVRPGRPSRLLNNSAVFYNGNKDQVTDFREPYRH; from the exons ATGGCAAATCCGAAATATGAATTAACGATAACCTGTAAATCACCGCGATCGCCACAATCGGccgagaaaataattaaagaaactGGGGATGTACTTGAAGATACCCAAAGTATTAAAAGTATGAGTTCTAACttttttgatgaatttgaatatGGGGATAAAAACAATTGCATTAATTCGaacataaaaaatgataatttcgtCACTACAAAAGTAACACCGAAGGATACCATTGACCAGATACTCACTGATGACCCAGCTCAGACCATGAACGTAAATGAGAGTTTTGATATGAATTCGGACATCCAAGGAAGCTTGTGCTCTCAATGCAAATTCACGAATAGACTTAACAGCTACATTGAACGCACCGTTAATACTTCAGTCGGAATGGAAAAGGagtttcaagaatattttgCCATATCTGAAACTAGCAGTCTCTCACCCATGATGAAAGGAGCCATAGATGTATTCGAACCTGCGTATGATGGTAAAACCAAAAATGGAACAAGGTATATTTTTCCAAgcatttcaaattcatcaaatccGAGTATTGGTTTACAGAATTCTTCATTTGCTCCTGATTTGTTATTAGAATCAAATCGACCAAAAATCTCTGAGCAGTATTCAAATCAAACTGAAAAAACAGCACTGATACTTGATCAATCCCCAACTACAAACTCCGTTGAGATTTGCTATAGGAAATCAAGCAAGGAGCAATTAATATATTGTAAACGATTTCTTACCGTACCGAtttctgaaacttgtttggtAGAGTTTATTCCATCAAAAAAGACTTGTTTTCACAGTCTAAGAAAGTTTAAATCTGAAGATAACATCCCAGCTAAGCTTGCAGGGAGTGAGAGTCATAACAGAAACAAATCTTCTGTTCTACCTGACAAATTTATGTCAGATTTGATTGAACGATTTGGACCGATACCCTTCACCAAAGGCAACTGTTCTACGGAGATTGTAAAATGCAACGAGAATGTCAGTAATGCTGTTCTTCCAAGACAGACAGAAAACAAATGTTCTGACAATTGGAATAATGATAAAGtaaatacagaaaattcaaCACAGGTTTGTGTGCTGCGTCAAACTTTCTCTACAAAATTAGAAGACATAAAACAAGGAGAGGTGGGTACGGACCTCGGACAAACATGCAGGTCAAATAATAACACATCGGTTGAAAgctgtgatatttttttaaaacaattaacGCCATCAGAAAATCTGAATGTACAAGATATTACCACAGAAGACAGCAGTTCTACATTTAATCAAAGCACAATTGAAGAAGTGTATTTCATGGCTTCTAATGATAACATTGACTGCTCAAGCACTACTGAAATATTCCAAACATTACCTCAGCACAAAACTGATGGAAATGATTCACTGCAATGCACACTCAATGACAAGATGATCGGAGATACACGTTCTACAGAAAAGTTGATTGATTTAAATCTTCAACAACTTACCAACTCAACTAGTCAACCCATTCATGACGAATCAAAGAAGAACAATATCACCATTAACAGAGACTCAGGCAGCATTGCTGACATGATTAATTTAAGATCTGAAAATGATGAGATGCAAAGTCCATCCACTGATCCTATACTAAAATCTGATCCACATTTGTCTGTAATACAGTTGGAGGTCATccagaaagaaaaggaaacgaCAGGGAAGACCATCGTTCTTATTAATTCTAGCGACGATCTAGCGAAAAACTCCGAATCGCTAAGGGATCAACAGCTCGGAAGTGAAAAAGGTTTGGGAATTTCAAGTAACTCCTTCTTAGAACTTTCGGTAGAATCACAGATGGATAACATAGAAGAAAAAGACACACTtagaatgaaagaaatcaTTCCTATTCATACAAATAATAGCACCACGAGTTTCATAACTTCACAGAATTTAAGTGAGGAAAATGCAGAGACAACAAACAGGCAGCTAGCTGTTTTAGATAaagttaataataatgttgctggagaaaaaataaatttatcagatAATGTGAATAGAGAATTTCCGATTGgggaaaaatttaagagggtTGAGAAGGAAGATGAGAGGACATTAGAAAAGGGAATGCCTTCTAACTCGACCAACAATATCTGTACAAATTTTGGTTTGACAAGAGATGATAATATTCGGAGTACAAAAAGTCAGACACCCCCAGGCAATTTTACCTTGGATATGCTGTCTGAGTCACAATTCCAAACGATCGAAACGGAGGCTTATGCTAAAGCGGAAGAAATAAATGTCCAATTAAAGAAGAGAGCAACAATTCAAGGCAgtgtaaacaaacaaaatatattctttaaaCCTGAACAGATAGGTATTACTACTATGGACACGAACGATCTAGTGCTGCCCAATTGGGTGGTAAATCGAGCTCCTGAACCAGACTACGACAAGATGAGACGTGCCTTTCAGAAAAGACGACAGTATGTGAAAATACTACTTCAAGAAATACTCAGGCTTAG TACAATAGTTTCCAAGGTAGGGACTATGCTTCGTGCAGAGCCCGCAGAAAACAACTTGAAGCCACATGTGGACAGTGTTTTCCAGCTTCAAGACTTCGATTCTATTCACCGAGTACATAATAGAGCAGATGACCTGTACAATGAAGCTACTATTTGTGAGACTCCTAGTGATACAAAAACCAATGTTCAAACTTCTAATGCAGTGAAAGACCTTAAAGGTAAAGACATATTTTATGTACCACCATCAAATATGTCATTTCCAAATACCcctaaaaattttcctaacAACGTAAATAATCTGCCCAATAGTATCGAAGTTTCCACTAACACGGTAACACTTAAGAATAGTGTATGCACTGATATAACAGCAGGtcttaaaagtgaaaaattttatgtaccTCCGACAAATAAATCCGAATATGATACCGTTCCAACTATCAATCAACAAATAGATACAAAGTTGAAGGATGGCAAAATTACTGAAGCATTTGTGCGTCACAATGCCTCAATTATCTTTAGCTCCCTGAAGCAAATTCCGAATAATCATACAACTTATAAACCAGATATCAGGACTGTATGGCACTCTGGCCAAGAAAGTGGTGCCATTCCGGAAAAATCGTTCAGCAAAactaaaattccaaaaaacaatcaaacagtTCGACAACAAATCGCTGCAGGATATGAAATGCCACAGTTAAATTCAAGTGCTTCAGTTTTTACCAATAATACAGCATCCAAAAATGTTGAAGATGGAAAAACTAACATATGTGACTTGGATAATTCAAAACCAGTTAATAAGAACACAATTTTCTATGTACCCGATGAATGGTCATCAGTGTCAGGTAATCACGTTGAATTAGacagtataaaaaatgattcaactCGTTCTTATAAGTTTCCAATGCCATCAACATCTCAAGCTAGATCAAATGAACATTCAAAACTATTGGTCAATGATGTATGGGCCATGAACACACAAAAAGCACAATTTAATAGGAAAAATCTAGAAAATGTGCAGCCAActattaaaaacattttttattcacctcaTGAATCATCAGTTTCAAATAATACattatttacaagtaaattcGCAGAATCAGCTGGTACAAAAACAGACTTTCCAATACCTTCTTCGGCCCATCTAAGACCAGATCAATGCCTTAGAATATCTAACAGTAATGTGGTAGTCTCAGACacattgaagagaaaaaataacattcaTAATGCGACCAATGCAAAGCGTGCTCGtgaaaacacaattttttattcacctgaGAAATTGTCATTACCATCAAAAGATTTATTCTCAACAAGTGATTTCCCGGAAATACACAATACAACAAATCCGAGACTTTCTTCATATAATTATTCGTTGCCTTCAGTCCACGTGAGACCAGGGAGACCATCAAGACTGTTGAataattctgcagttttttacaATGGTAATAAGGATCAGGTGACAGATTTCAGAGAACCATATCGCCATTGA
- the LOC124407077 gene encoding CCAAT/enhancer-binding protein zeta has product MSKSNHNVRDLNKAKFDKWYEEFPKTHDIIASGKTELEIIELKDEAKKCLDADTAAFNLKQSKLGKSDFSWMKTFLSKGTVADKVAASVILIQDNPKYNLSRLSNLVSMVKVSKKKQCTMIIDTLQELFSSDLLHPDYKLFTFEQQNFILLSDKLFANNPIKRRQLLAHWYFEDQLKMCYSQFIDALNTVAHDTLDANKEKAITNMYKLLAKNAEQEEKLLAHIVNKIGDPSAKVASKAVFCLGQLLDEHPNMKQVVLNEVEKLLFRKNVTPKAQYYAICLLTQFVLDDESKEVANNLISLYFSFFKACLKKGEVDSRMMGALLMGVNRAFPFSEMDPTKLEEHIDTIYKVVHIGSFNVSVNALSLLHQIVGKEDKQSNRFYCAMYKKLMDPHIGTTTHQAMFLSLLFKVLKKDTSIIRTKAFIKRILQVSIYLPTNMICAILYMISQVFKAKKGVYIGMFKKNHDAATSRNTNTEIVLDDTEEGILKKDEAEDQEEGEEDEEEEESEEKEEEKTTITLSNVKVTPIENLLETVEPKIEVKEENVKAYNPFHRNPLYSGANLSYYHELWPLTFHFHPTVTLFANTIIKGKPIVYTGDPLQDFTLIRFLDRYVFKNPKKLEENKILINQKNPLAKRSSYMAKGVKSMPVNSKTYLNEDENKIPADELFLYNYLKSQNLITKDDNEDDDEDDDLESVNSEEFNTMLDGLGKDKDFDDIDIAGEISASKKKRKKGEEESENESSDDSDVDEDSDESIDQDDNGSEEEILSDMEQDDEDDLEGIDDEDLSDMDFGDDDDDEDQSDESSPHKTSKGKMRKKSNYDQNVFAAAEEFAELLDQEGTSKSKHGGANTLSSVDKAAVKQLDWEEKRHRWIKGYNKSIGKSKPRTGSQKKGVKRFKKR; this is encoded by the exons ATGTCGAAGTCAAATCACAATGTGAGGGACCTGAATAAAGCGAAGTTTGACAAATGGTATGAAGAATTTCCTAAAACACATGACATCATTGCATCTGGTAAAACCGAATTGGAAATTATAGAGCTGAAAGATGAGGCTAAAAAGTGTTTGGACGCAGATACAGCAGCCTTCAATTTGAAACAATCGAAGTTGGGAAAGTCAGATTTTTCCTGGATGAAAACGTTCCTGTCCAAAGGTACAGTCGCAGACAAAGTCGCAGCGTCGGTCATACTGATTCAAGACAATCCTAAGTACAATTTGTCGCGGCTAAGTAATCTCGTCTCAATGGTTAAAGTTTCTAAAAAGAAACAATGCACAATGATTATAGATACGTTGCAGGAATTATTCTCGTCAGACTTACTACACCCAGACTACAAGTTATTTACATTCGAGCAGCAAAATTTTATCCTGTTGAGCGATAAGCTTTTCGCCAACAATCCTATCAAGCGAAGGCAGCTACTTGCTCATTGGTATTTTGAAGATCAGCTTAAGATGTGCTACTCTCAATTTATCGATGCATTAAACACTGTTGCTCACGACACGCTTGAtgcaaataaagaaaaagctATTACCAATATGTACAAATTGTTGGCAAAAAACGCTGAGCAAGAAGAAAAGCTCTTGGCACACATTGTGAACAAAATTGGTGATCCAAGTGCTAAAGTTGCCTCCAAGGCAGTATTTTGCTTGGGACAATTGCTGGACGAGCATCCGAACATGAAGCAAGTAGTCCTCAACGAAGTGGAAAAGTTATTGTTCAGAAAAAATGTAACGCCAAAAGCACAATATTATGCAATCTGCCTGCTGACACAATTCGTTCTTGATGATGAAAGCAAAGAGGTAGCGAATAATTTGATATCACTATACTTTAGCTTTTTTAAGGCTTGCCTCAAAAAAGGAGAAGTCGACTCTAGGATGATGGGGGCTCTGCTCATGGGAGTGAATCGTGCCTTTCCATTCTCAGAAATGGATCCAACAAAACTGGAGGAGCATATTGATACTATATATAAAGTCGTTCATATCGGGTCCTTCAACGTCAGTGTAAATGCTCTCAGTCTGCTGCATCAAATCGTTGGTAAAGAAGATAAACAATCTAATCGATTCTATTGCGCTATGTATAAAAAACTCATGGATCCACATATTGGAACAACAACTCATCAAGCGATGTTTCTTAGTCTACTGTTCAAAGTTCTCAAAAAAGATACTAGCATTATACGCACGAAAGCATTCATCAAAAGAATACTGCAAGTTTCAATTTACTTACCTACGAATATGATTTGTGCTATTCTTTACATGATCTCACAAGTATTCAAAGCTAAAAAAGGTGTCTACATtggaatgtttaaaaaaaatcatgacgCTGCTACTTCGAGAAATACAAACACTGAGATAGTGCTCGATGATACTGAAGAAGGAATACTGAAAAAGGACGAAGCGGAAGAtcaagaagaaggagaagaagatgaagaagaagaagaaagcgaagaaaaggaggaagaaaagaCTACTATTACATTATCTAATGTTAAAGTAACGCCGATAGAAAATTTGCTCGAAACTGTGGAGCCGAAAATCgaagtaaaagaagaaaatgttaAAGCATATAATCCTTTTCACCGGAATCCACTTTATTCAGGTGCCAACTTGAGTTATTACCATGAACTTTGGCCACtcacatttcattttcatcctaCGGTGACTCTATTTGCGAATACAATAATCAAAG GAAAACCAATCGTCTACACTGGAGACCCACTTCAGGATTTCACCTTGATTAGATTTCTTGACAGATATGtgttcaaaaatccaaagaaattggaagaaaacaaaatattgattaaCCAAAAAAATCCTCTTGCTAAGCGTTCATCTTATATGGCGAAAGGTGTGAAGTCAATGCCAGTGAATAGTAAAACGTATTTAAATGaagatgagaataaaataCCAGCAGACGAGTTATTTCTATACAATTATTTGAAGAGCCAAAATTTGATAACTAAAGACGATAATGAAGACGACGATGAAGATGATGACTTGGAGAGTGTAAACAGTGAGGAATTTAACACAATGCTGGATGGACTTGGTAAAGACAAAGATTTCGATGACATTGACATTGCCGGTGAAATAAGTGcctcgaaaaaaaagaggaaaaaag gagaagaagaaagtgaGAATGAATCATCAGATGACAGTGATGTCGATGAAGATAGTGATGAATCTATCGACCAAGACGATAATGGATCTGAAGAAGAGATACTAAGTGATATGGAGCAAGACGATGAAGATGACCTCGAGGGTATAGATGATGAGGATCTTAGTGACATGGACTTtggtgacgatgatgatgatgaggaCCAGTCTGATGAGTCCTCTCCCCATAAAACCAGCAAAGGCaagatgaggaaaaaatcgaattatgaCCAAAACGTGTTTGCTGCTGCAGAAGAATTCGCAGAGCTTCTTGACCAGGAAGGTACCTCAAAATCTAAACACGGTGGAGCAAATACTTTGAGCAGTGTCGATAAAGCAGCGGTAAAACAACTGGACTGGGAAGAGAAAAGGCACAGGTGGATCAAAGGATATAATAAGAGTATAGGAAAATCAAAACCTAGGACTGGTTCACAAAAAAAGGGTgttaaaagatttaaaaaacgaTGA
- the LOC124407544 gene encoding NADH dehydrogenase [ubiquinone] 1 alpha subcomplex subunit 7-like — protein sequence MPGAVEHRSVTGMVNLIRKWLRGKDHVNALRFADCLAARTQPPPEIPGGPYHKTSKIYYFTRDARREVKPPTVIPTSHQIAPSGAVSTEVKPVTPGRVFECN from the exons ATGCCTGGCGCCGTTGAACATCGTTCGGTCACCGGGATGGTGAATCTAATTCGTAAATGGTTACGTGGG AAAGATCATGTAAATGCTCTGCGCTTTGCTGACTGTCTTGCTGCCCGCACACAACCTCCACCTGAAATACCTGGTGGTCCATATCACAAGACCTCAAAGATCTACTACTTTACCAGGGATGCGAGACGTGAGGTGAAACCCCCAACAGTTATTCCCACCAGTCACCAAATCGCTCCATC TGGCGCAGTATCAACTGAAGTTAAACCGGTCACACCTGGAAGAGTGTTCGAATGTAATTAA